A window from Drosophila miranda strain MSH22 chromosome Y unlocalized genomic scaffold, D.miranda_PacBio2.1 Contig_Y2_pilon, whole genome shotgun sequence encodes these proteins:
- the LOC117192885 gene encoding uncharacterized protein LOC117192885 — MKNSWKNIAKQLILLIACATCILAAPAPAPESAPVAEEQQQQGAEEGSVKAKRGLSLGLGYHAPLVTSSHYVAAPTIVHHAPLISHAPLISHAPLISHAPLIAHPVSNHLTSYHSIHSLHSYHHF; from the coding sequence ATGAAAAACTCTTGGAAAAACATCGCGAAACAGTTAATTTTGCTGATTGCCTGTGCTACTTGCATCCTGgccgcacccgcacccgcacccgaATCCGCACCCGTGGccgaagagcagcagcagcaaggagCAGAGGAGGGCTCTGTGAAGGCCAAGCGTGGCCTGTCGCTCGGTCTGGGCTACCACGCCCCATTGGTGACATCCTCGCACTACGTTGCCGCACCGACTATAGTACACCACGCACCATTAATTTCGCATGCACCGCTCATTTCGCATGCACCACTCATCTCGCATGCACCGCTCATCGCGCATCCGGTGTCGAATCACCTGACCAGCTACCATTCCATCCACTCCCTCCACTCCTACCATCACTTCTAA
- the LOC117193113 gene encoding uncharacterized zinc finger protein CG2678-like yields MEADIAPVIAANGTEEISPGVEVAPPVVYQELQPHTDQQQDKSIEATDASEVVGELMDYIGEGDASTHTMGNAAETEEVATITPDVARAVQIGEAEFLDDEMAEVDVHKLIEEVDNANTSPAEQGIDGGADKADAADIGAEEDNAAEKDDAAAADVGAEEDVAAVEETDVTAEENFESASASEEEAELITGDEPPKEQVDGTDPVPAVRERKKEEEVDENQCRGCTSKEDLVSLFKKTVDATPADMLVDLCPNLSIAVKDFMPQFICTTCLNSLTIAIQLRKQLETTERDLRKRLSRSKNKVRRPRGYVVIDAPVSDSASDDDEDDDVEFKVSDVAGSTSAESDSPESDISEKRKRSMGRGRGRKKATKRGSEDNDDESVSASKKKALGSPSMTGPFECNQCDLTFSRKQSYVLHRKSHDPRSVFTCEICEKTFKVQWAYKTHMERHAQERAHFRCELCTQVFKLRAELKRHMAVRHDEHGFIYECKRCQRTFLTQQRLQRHQSTSCLRHGEERSSHNNKRRSTEGQPQGRDLFKSVAPLTTTYWSDSFSD; encoded by the exons ATGGAAGCAGACATTGCGCCTGTGATTGCCGCTAATGGCACTGAAGAGATTAGCCCCGGTGTAGAGGTGGCCCCCCCGGTGGTTTACCAGGAGCTGCAGCCACATACCGACCAACAGCAGGACAAGTCGATAGAAGCCACAGACGCCTCCGAAGTAGTGGGAGAGCTTATGGATTACATAGGAGAG GGAGACGCCTCCACTCATACAATGGGAAATGCAGCAGAGACGGAGGAAGTTGCAACAATAACACCAGACGTTGCTAGGGCCGTGCAAATAGGGGAAGCAGAATTTTTGGACGATGAGATGGCCGAAGTGGATGTGCATAAGCTGATTGAGGAGGTGGACAATGCTAATACATCACCCGCAGAGCAGGGCATAGATGGGGGCGCAGACAAAGCCGATGCTGCTGACATCGGTGCGGAAGAAGATAATGCTGCAGAAAAAGACgatgcagctgctgctgacgTCGGTGCTGAAGAAGATGTCGCTGCCGTAGAGGAGACGGATGTTACCGCTGAGGAAAATTTTGAGTCTGCATCGGCATCGGAAGAGGAAGCTGAACTGATCACCGGTGACGAGCCACCCAAAGAGCAGGTCGATGGCACTGACCCTGTTCCCGCCGTCAGGGAGCGCAAGAAGGAGGAGGAAGTTGACGAGAATCAGTGCCGCGGCTGCACCAGCAAGGAAGATCTAGTCAGTCTCTTCAAAAAGACAGTTGACGCCACACCCGCCGACATGCTGGTGGACCTCTGTCCCAACTTGTCCATTGCCGTCAAGGACTTCATGCCGCAGTTCATTTGTACAACGTGCTTGAACAGTCTCACCATTGCCATACAGTTGCGGAAGCAGCTGGAAACCACAGAACGAGATCTACGCAAGCGCCTGTCGCGCAGCAAGAACAAGGTGCGTCGTCCCCGAGGGTATGTGGTCATTGATGCCCCCGTTTCCGACTCAGCCAGCGACGATGATGAGGACGACGATGTGGAGTTCAAGGTGTCGGACGTGGCAGGTTCCACTAGTGCGGAGAGCGACTCACCCGAGTCGGACATCAGCGAGAAACGCAAACGTTCGATGGGTCGCGGTCGTGGACGCAAGAAGGCCACTAAGCGCGGCAGCGAGGACAACGATGACGAATCGGTCAGCGCCTCAAAGAAGAAGGCACTTGGCTCCCCCTCGATGACCGGTCCCTTTGAGTGCAATCAATGCGACCTGACCTTCTCGCGCAAACAGTCTTACGTTCTGCACCGCAAGTCCCACGACCCACGCAGTGTTTTCACCTGCGAGATTTGCGAAAAGACGTTCAAAGTGCAATGGGCCTACAAGACCCACATGGAACGTCACGCCCAGGAGCGTGCCCACTTCCGCTGTGAACTCTGTACGCAGGTCTTCAAGCTGCGGGCCGAACTTAAGCGCCATATGGCCGTGCGTCACGACGAGCATGGCTTCATCTACGAATGCAAGCGATGCCAGCGCACCTTTCTCACCCAGCAGCGCTTGCAACGCCATCAGAGCACCAGCTGCCTGCGCCATGGCGAGGAGCGGagcagccacaacaacaaGCGCAGGTCCACGGAGGGCCAGCCACAAGGCAGGGACCTCTTCAAGTCGGTGGCCCCCCTCACCACCACCTACTGGAGCGACAGCTTCTCGGACTAA